The Haloplanus sp. CK5-1 genome contains a region encoding:
- a CDS encoding universal stress protein, giving the protein MYEEILLPTDGSESMDTVVDHAADVAGRRDATVHVLYVVDDRSFLTLQDGMQTDVEDELRAEGESATASVADRLDDAGVTVRTAIRKGDPGDEILAYAEASGIDLVVMGTHGDDYQQTMLGSVSQKVVTMADVPVLTVGIDD; this is encoded by the coding sequence ATGTACGAGGAGATCCTGCTCCCGACGGACGGGAGCGAGTCGATGGACACGGTGGTCGACCACGCGGCAGACGTGGCGGGGCGTCGCGACGCGACCGTCCACGTCCTGTACGTGGTCGACGACCGGTCGTTTCTGACCCTGCAGGATGGCATGCAGACGGACGTGGAGGACGAACTCCGGGCCGAGGGGGAGAGTGCCACCGCGTCGGTCGCCGACCGTCTCGACGACGCGGGCGTGACCGTCCGGACGGCGATCCGCAAGGGGGACCCGGGCGACGAGATCCTCGCGTACGCCGAGGCGTCGGGGATCGACCTCGTCGTGATGGGGACCCACGGCGACGACTACCAGCAGACGATGCTCGGGAGCGTCTCCCAGAAGGTCGTGACGATGGCCGACGTGCCCGTCCTCACCGTCGGTATCGACGACTAG
- a CDS encoding ThiF family adenylyltransferase: MRTLRIPAATVRRLRAELLDDDERERFAFLYAGDEGDLLASRVVPVDDDAMARQSKTACRPDPAVERTHVGACYDERLAPVLVHSHPFADTPRFSSVDVESMGRFREWLSGLYPDESFGFSVVGTRGIEAVGDAPGRLQALDVEVLGEWKLDTPVPGATSRFDTPADADATADDDRFDRNVRAFGTEGQRRLQEATVGVVGVGGLGSMVAQQLARLGVEDLVLVDDDVVEESNLSRLTGVYDHHVGRPKVIAVREHLWRAGSDDIAVEAVDGRVQDHTEALDRCDVVVGCVDSMTARSVCNEYAVKHLTYYLDAGVRIDTADDRAVEMTGYVHLVAPGSNACLDCLGRHDQDATRLERMDPAERSAELERGYIDDDDLAPEPAVVHLNGQCASKAVSVLVELVTGRTDPPDFIRYEDHAHEMTELTTDPSDACPTCGSDGVLGVGRRSFGDAHFEPAEDAAASD; encoded by the coding sequence ATGCGGACGCTCCGCATCCCCGCCGCGACGGTTCGGCGACTCCGGGCGGAACTGCTCGACGACGACGAACGGGAGCGGTTCGCGTTCCTGTACGCGGGCGACGAGGGTGATCTGCTGGCCAGCCGCGTCGTCCCCGTCGACGACGACGCCATGGCTCGCCAGTCGAAGACGGCGTGTCGACCGGACCCAGCCGTCGAGCGAACCCACGTCGGGGCCTGTTACGACGAACGACTGGCTCCGGTGTTGGTCCACAGTCACCCGTTCGCCGACACCCCGCGATTCAGCAGCGTCGACGTCGAGTCGATGGGTCGGTTTCGGGAGTGGCTCTCCGGGCTCTACCCCGACGAGTCGTTCGGGTTCTCGGTCGTCGGCACCCGCGGCATCGAGGCCGTCGGCGACGCGCCGGGCCGCCTCCAGGCGCTCGACGTCGAAGTCCTCGGCGAGTGGAAGCTCGACACGCCCGTCCCGGGGGCCACGTCCCGGTTCGACACGCCCGCCGACGCCGACGCGACGGCGGACGACGACCGGTTCGACCGGAACGTTCGCGCCTTCGGCACCGAGGGACAGCGTCGGCTGCAGGAGGCCACGGTGGGTGTCGTCGGCGTCGGCGGGCTGGGGTCGATGGTCGCACAGCAACTGGCGCGTCTCGGCGTCGAGGACCTCGTCCTCGTCGACGACGACGTGGTCGAGGAGAGCAACCTCTCGCGGCTGACCGGCGTGTACGACCACCACGTGGGCCGGCCGAAGGTGATCGCCGTCCGGGAGCATCTCTGGCGGGCGGGCAGCGACGATATCGCCGTCGAAGCGGTCGACGGGCGCGTTCAGGACCACACGGAGGCTCTCGACCGGTGCGACGTCGTCGTGGGCTGTGTGGATTCGATGACCGCGCGCTCCGTTTGCAACGAGTACGCGGTCAAGCACCTCACGTACTACCTCGACGCCGGGGTCCGAATCGACACGGCGGATGATCGAGCGGTCGAGATGACCGGGTACGTCCACCTGGTGGCCCCCGGAAGCAACGCCTGCCTCGACTGCTTGGGACGCCACGACCAGGACGCCACACGTCTCGAACGGATGGACCCAGCCGAGCGGAGCGCGGAACTGGAACGCGGGTACATCGACGACGACGACCTGGCGCCCGAACCCGCCGTCGTCCACCTCAACGGCCAGTGTGCCTCGAAGGCCGTCTCCGTCCTCGTCGAACTGGTGACCGGCCGGACCGATCCGCCGGATTTCATTCGGTACGAGGACCACGCCCACGAGATGACCGAGCTGACGACCGACCCGTCCGATGCGTGTCCGACCTGCGGGTCGGACGGTGTTCTCGGCGTGGGTCGGCGGTCGTTCGGCGACGCACACTTCGAACCGGCCGAGGACGCGGCGGCGTCGGACTGA
- a CDS encoding CaiB/BaiF CoA-transferase family protein, which translates to MTARERQGPLDGLRVVDCSGMIAGGFATTQLADFGADVIKVEHPEGSDPLREWPPYDEREEPRPSEKSEELPPSEGSEDPRPSGDGDPVSLWWKSIGRNKRCVTLDLSTAEGSALLLDLLADADVLFENFRPGTMEKWGLGPDRLHEENSGLIVVRQSGYGQTGPRSQKPGFGTVAEGITNWAHVNGFPDSKPLLPPISLADLTAATFAVQGVMFAVFERDVGRSGGSGEGQVIDMSLYEPLFRLFLSEVEAYDRLGEVRERIGNHHESAAPRNVYETTDGYMTLSASAQSIFENVAEAIGRPELVDDPRFADNESRVEHADELDDVIEAWTRERSTEEAIEEMEAADAIVGPVYDMADIFEDEQYAARNDIVEVEDDDLGTLKTPAPVPRFTRTPGAVEHAGPRHGQHNDEVFLDELGLDEGEYDRLRDAGVI; encoded by the coding sequence ATGACCGCACGCGAGCGACAGGGACCGCTGGACGGTCTCCGCGTCGTCGACTGCTCCGGCATGATCGCCGGCGGGTTCGCGACGACGCAGTTGGCCGACTTCGGCGCGGACGTGATCAAGGTCGAACACCCCGAGGGGAGTGATCCCCTGCGCGAGTGGCCTCCCTACGACGAACGGGAGGAGCCACGCCCCTCCGAAAAGAGCGAGGAACTACCGCCCTCGGAAGGGAGCGAGGACCCACGTCCCTCGGGAGACGGCGACCCCGTGTCGCTCTGGTGGAAGTCGATCGGGCGCAACAAGCGCTGTGTGACGCTGGATCTGAGTACGGCCGAGGGGAGCGCGCTCCTCCTCGACTTGCTCGCCGACGCCGACGTCCTCTTCGAGAACTTCCGGCCGGGCACCATGGAGAAGTGGGGACTCGGCCCGGACCGCCTCCACGAGGAGAACTCGGGACTGATCGTCGTCCGACAGTCGGGGTACGGACAGACCGGTCCACGCTCTCAGAAGCCGGGCTTTGGCACCGTCGCGGAGGGCATCACGAACTGGGCACACGTCAACGGCTTCCCGGACAGCAAACCCCTGTTGCCGCCGATCAGCCTCGCCGATCTGACCGCCGCCACCTTCGCCGTCCAAGGCGTCATGTTCGCGGTGTTCGAACGCGACGTGGGACGGAGTGGCGGGAGCGGCGAGGGGCAGGTGATCGACATGAGCCTCTACGAACCCCTCTTTCGGCTCTTCCTCTCGGAGGTGGAAGCGTACGACCGCCTCGGCGAGGTGAGAGAGCGGATCGGCAACCACCACGAGAGCGCCGCCCCGCGGAACGTCTACGAGACGACCGACGGCTACATGACCCTCTCGGCGTCGGCCCAGTCCATCTTCGAGAACGTGGCCGAGGCCATCGGCCGGCCGGAGCTGGTCGACGACCCGCGCTTTGCCGACAACGAGAGCCGCGTCGAACACGCCGACGAACTCGACGACGTGATCGAGGCCTGGACCCGGGAGCGCTCGACCGAGGAGGCCATCGAGGAGATGGAGGCCGCGGACGCCATCGTCGGTCCTGTCTACGACATGGCCGACATCTTCGAGGACGAACAGTACGCGGCGAGAAACGACATCGTCGAAGTCGAGGATGACGACCTGGGAACCCTGAAGACGCCGGCCCCGGTGCCTCGTTTCACCCGCACGCCGGGAGCGGTCGAACACGCCGGCCCGAGACACGGCCAACACAACGACGAGGTGTTCCTCGACGAACTCGGCCTCGACGAGGGCGAGTACGACCGCCTGCGCGACGCGGGCGTGATCTGA
- a CDS encoding HAD family hydrolase, whose amino-acid sequence MPYEAVLFDNDGVLVEPVGKPVLRRATWEAFDALGVPDPDDDDVERLSIGVTPDRLSSVCARYGLDPSRFWCARDHYSSHAQRAELRAGRATLYDDFDAVRAIDAPRGIVSSNQQTTVEFMHDFFATRDLFDPMYGRSPTIRSLIRKKPDPYYLRRALSDLDADADVLFVGDSESDVLAARNAGLDSAFVRRPHREAYDLSVSPTFELDGLTDLLALDGVPTRT is encoded by the coding sequence ATGCCCTACGAGGCGGTGCTGTTCGACAACGACGGCGTCCTCGTCGAGCCGGTCGGCAAACCCGTGCTCCGGCGCGCGACGTGGGAGGCGTTCGACGCCCTCGGCGTCCCCGACCCGGACGACGACGACGTCGAGCGTCTCTCTATCGGTGTCACACCCGACCGCCTCTCGTCGGTGTGTGCGCGGTACGGCCTCGACCCGTCGCGGTTCTGGTGTGCCCGCGACCACTACTCCTCACACGCCCAGCGCGCGGAACTCCGGGCGGGCCGAGCGACGCTGTACGACGACTTCGACGCCGTCCGCGCCATCGACGCCCCCCGCGGCATCGTCAGTTCGAACCAGCAGACGACCGTCGAGTTCATGCACGACTTCTTCGCGACGCGGGACCTCTTCGACCCGATGTACGGTCGCTCGCCCACGATCCGGAGCCTGATACGGAAAAAGCCCGATCCCTACTACCTCCGGCGGGCCCTCTCCGATCTCGACGCCGACGCGGACGTCCTCTTCGTCGGCGACAGCGAGTCCGACGTGCTGGCGGCCCGGAACGCCGGCCTCGATTCGGCGTTCGTCCGCCGCCCCCACCGCGAGGCGTACGACCTCTCGGTCTCACCCACGTTCGAACTCGACGGACTGACCGACTTGCTGGCTCTCGACGGCGTACCGACCCGGACGTGA
- a CDS encoding fumarylacetoacetate hydrolase family protein, producing MRLARISTAKGPLTGEYDDGVVHADGDAYVVGEDAELMAPCEPTAIFCTGRNFGAKIEQMGEGDRPDRPDWFVKPPHSLHPPDHPIAYPDWVESFTYAGELAAVIDERCHDLSVEDVDDALRGYTILNDLDAYEQDRRTARKAFDGSAPLGPWVETDADLDGMAMETVVSGERRQSATTDEMIFSPPEIVAFLSERYTFRPGDVISFGSPANPGLLEPGDTVEITYEGVGTLRNTIE from the coding sequence ATGCGACTGGCGCGCATCTCCACCGCGAAGGGACCGCTGACCGGCGAGTACGACGACGGCGTCGTCCACGCCGACGGCGACGCGTACGTCGTCGGCGAGGACGCCGAACTGATGGCGCCCTGCGAGCCGACGGCGATATTCTGCACCGGCCGGAACTTCGGTGCGAAGATCGAACAGATGGGCGAGGGCGACCGCCCGGACCGGCCGGACTGGTTCGTCAAGCCGCCCCACTCCCTGCACCCGCCCGACCACCCGATCGCGTACCCCGACTGGGTGGAATCGTTCACCTACGCCGGGGAGCTCGCGGCCGTGATCGACGAGCGGTGTCACGACCTCTCGGTCGAGGACGTCGACGACGCCCTGCGGGGGTATACGATCCTGAACGACCTCGACGCGTACGAACAGGACCGCCGAACGGCCCGGAAGGCCTTCGACGGGTCCGCACCGCTCGGGCCGTGGGTCGAGACCGACGCCGACCTCGACGGGATGGCGATGGAGACGGTCGTCTCGGGGGAGCGACGACAGTCCGCGACGACCGACGAGATGATATTCTCGCCCCCGGAAATCGTCGCCTTCCTCTCGGAACGGTACACGTTCCGTCCGGGCGACGTGATCTCTTTCGGGAGTCCGGCCAACCCCGGGTTGCTCGAACCCGGCGACACGGTCGAGATCACCTACGAGGGAGTGGGGACGCTCCGAAACACGATCGAGTAG
- a CDS encoding homocitrate synthase/isopropylmalate synthase family protein: MATLRDVTIREAAQTPGRSYGVDERIAAGRALDRLGVDAVQAGFPVVGETDRETVRRLADDGLDAAIVGLARATTGDVEAALDAGADVVEVMIPTSDRQLAHVLGASREEALAMAGEALDRAREGGADGHLTLVDGFRTDPAALADVFASASSVPTVTVADTVGARTPETVRRIVADLLDRGVDADRLGVHFHDDLGVGAANTLAATRAGATSADVSVASLGERAGNAALERVVVADAVDGDGDGAFAVDRSALVPACRAVLDALGEDVDPRTPVLGEAVTTHESGIHTAAMLRDPGVFEPFDPATFGGERRLVFGEGSGRGSARALLERAGVDPTAERVDRLLDLLAERGPLDVEAATALIEESF; the protein is encoded by the coding sequence ATGGCGACCCTTCGCGACGTGACCATCCGGGAGGCCGCCCAGACTCCCGGACGGAGCTACGGGGTCGACGAACGGATCGCTGCCGGGCGAGCGCTCGACCGTCTGGGCGTCGACGCCGTCCAGGCGGGCTTCCCGGTCGTGGGCGAGACGGACCGCGAGACCGTCCGTCGCCTCGCCGACGACGGCCTCGACGCCGCCATCGTCGGCCTGGCGCGGGCCACGACCGGCGACGTCGAGGCCGCCCTCGACGCCGGTGCCGACGTCGTCGAGGTGATGATCCCGACCTCCGACCGGCAACTGGCCCACGTCCTCGGCGCGTCCCGCGAGGAGGCGCTGGCGATGGCCGGCGAGGCCCTCGACCGCGCCCGGGAGGGCGGCGCGGACGGCCACCTCACGCTCGTCGACGGCTTCCGGACCGACCCCGCCGCCCTCGCCGACGTCTTCGCGTCGGCCTCGTCGGTGCCGACGGTCACCGTCGCCGACACCGTCGGGGCGCGCACGCCCGAGACGGTCCGACGGATCGTCGCCGACCTGCTGGACCGGGGCGTCGACGCCGACCGACTCGGCGTCCACTTCCACGACGACCTGGGGGTTGGGGCGGCGAACACGCTGGCGGCGACCCGGGCTGGCGCGACGAGCGCCGACGTGAGCGTCGCGTCGCTGGGCGAGCGGGCGGGCAACGCCGCGCTCGAACGGGTGGTCGTCGCGGACGCCGTCGACGGCGATGGCGACGGCGCGTTCGCGGTCGACAGGTCGGCGCTCGTGCCGGCGTGCCGGGCCGTCCTCGACGCACTCGGCGAGGACGTCGACCCGCGGACGCCCGTCCTCGGCGAGGCGGTGACGACCCACGAGTCGGGCATCCACACCGCGGCGATGCTGCGCGATCCGGGGGTGTTCGAGCCGTTCGATCCCGCGACGTTCGGGGGCGAGCGCCGCCTCGTCTTCGGCGAGGGGAGCGGTCGAGGGAGCGCCCGGGCGCTTCTGGAGCGGGCGGGCGTCGACCCGACGGCCGAACGCGTGGACCGGCTCCTCGACCTACTCGCCGAGCGCGGCCCACTGGACGTCGAGGCCGCGACGGCGCTGATCGAAGAGTCGTTCTGA
- a CDS encoding DUF7385 family protein, producing the protein MAERLDVSDGFDVHDYRAGLKLQQQDGDSMHLENREGYGCPACGRPFDRLFVSSDDRVTFGNPPDSPFCLARTDGKLLLLTH; encoded by the coding sequence ATGGCCGAGCGTCTCGACGTGTCCGACGGGTTCGACGTCCACGACTACCGCGCGGGGTTGAAACTCCAGCAGCAGGACGGCGACTCGATGCACTTGGAGAACCGCGAGGGGTACGGCTGCCCGGCCTGCGGTCGACCGTTCGACCGACTCTTCGTCTCGTCGGACGACCGGGTCACCTTCGGCAACCCGCCGGATTCGCCGTTCTGTCTCGCCCGAACGGACGGGAAACTGCTCCTGTTGACACACTAG
- the msrB gene encoding peptide-methionine (R)-S-oxide reductase MsrB — protein MSEERSPADLSEEEWRDRLSEEEYDVLRERGTEPKFSGDLIERTEDGTYACAGCGAPLFDSDTKFSSKSGWPSFYDAIEGAVTFETDTRHGMTRTEVSCARCGGHLGHVFEDGPDPTGERYCINSVALEFDPES, from the coding sequence ATGAGTGAGGAACGATCCCCTGCCGACCTGTCCGAGGAGGAGTGGCGTGACCGCCTGTCCGAAGAGGAGTACGACGTCCTCCGCGAACGCGGCACCGAACCGAAGTTCAGCGGCGACCTCATCGAGCGGACCGAGGACGGCACCTACGCCTGTGCGGGGTGTGGCGCGCCGCTGTTCGACTCCGACACCAAGTTCAGTTCGAAGAGCGGGTGGCCCAGTTTCTACGACGCCATCGAGGGTGCGGTGACCTTCGAGACGGACACCCGCCACGGGATGACGCGGACCGAGGTGTCGTGTGCACGGTGTGGCGGTCACCTCGGCCACGTCTTCGAGGACGGCCCCGACCCGACGGGCGAACGTTACTGCATCAACTCCGTCGCACTGGAGTTCGACCCCGAGAGCTAG
- a CDS encoding translation initiation factor IF-2 subunit beta — protein MNYDSALDRAYDTLPERTREAGDRLQVPDPVGETDGAFTRLTNLGDIAEALDRDPEHVHRSIQRELGTNGQFDGDRARYNGSFTADEFDAAIDAYVTEFVTCSECGLPDTNLVREDGVDMLRCTACGAFRPVAKRPKQTESEEQAVLEEGKTYQVQITGTGRKGDGVAERGKYTIFVPGAQEGQVVDAYIENISGTLAFAQLA, from the coding sequence ATGAACTACGATTCTGCGCTCGACCGTGCGTACGACACGCTCCCCGAGCGAACGCGGGAGGCGGGCGACCGCCTGCAGGTTCCCGACCCAGTCGGCGAGACGGACGGTGCGTTCACGCGGCTGACGAACCTCGGCGACATCGCGGAGGCACTCGACCGGGACCCGGAACACGTCCACCGGTCGATCCAGCGTGAACTCGGGACGAACGGCCAGTTCGACGGCGACCGAGCCCGCTACAACGGCTCCTTCACGGCCGACGAGTTCGACGCCGCCATCGACGCGTACGTCACCGAGTTCGTCACCTGCTCGGAGTGTGGGCTCCCCGACACCAACCTCGTCCGCGAGGACGGCGTCGACATGCTCCGGTGTACGGCGTGTGGGGCCTTCCGCCCGGTCGCCAAGCGCCCGAAGCAGACCGAGAGCGAGGAACAGGCCGTCCTCGAGGAGGGGAAGACCTACCAGGTGCAGATCACCGGCACCGGCCGCAAGGGCGACGGCGTCGCCGAGCGGGGCAAGTACACCATCTTCGTCCCCGGCGCACAGGAAGGGCAGGTCGTCGACGCGTACATCGAGAACATCAGCGGGACGCTCGCGTTCGCGCAGTTGGCGTAA